One window from the genome of Mycolicibacterium gadium encodes:
- a CDS encoding SMP-30/gluconolactonase/LRE family protein — protein sequence MTVRCIASGLGFPEGPVVDDDGSVLVSEIANGRISRVHADGTVETFVVTGGGPNGMARLPDSRIIVCQNGGSRFAVRPWPFAITGSVPLFLPAGAPDQPVTPQLQIVSADGEVTTLTTTFTSIGGDELPLARPSDICVDAQGGFYVTDGFAVQGRSRNLTGVLYGTPDGQLREIVYPLELPNGVALSPDGSTLYVAETRTRRIWEFEVLGPGRLGSARGLATVPSGGPMNFGGADGLCVAPDGAIIVATVGTGGVTTFSPDGQLLGAIVADDPMTTNVALSHDGRSLFITLASSGRLVVVDDWRSALV from the coding sequence GTGACAGTACGTTGCATCGCATCGGGATTGGGCTTTCCCGAAGGTCCGGTGGTCGATGACGACGGCTCGGTCTTGGTCTCGGAGATCGCCAACGGCCGAATCAGCCGGGTGCACGCCGATGGCACGGTGGAGACATTCGTTGTGACCGGGGGCGGCCCCAATGGGATGGCTCGATTGCCCGACAGCCGAATCATAGTGTGCCAGAACGGCGGCTCCCGGTTTGCCGTCAGGCCATGGCCGTTCGCCATCACCGGCTCCGTGCCGTTGTTCCTGCCCGCCGGCGCGCCCGATCAACCCGTCACCCCGCAACTGCAGATCGTCTCCGCCGACGGTGAGGTCACGACTCTCACAACGACGTTCACGAGTATCGGTGGTGATGAACTACCGTTGGCGCGGCCCAGCGACATCTGCGTGGATGCGCAGGGCGGCTTCTATGTCACCGATGGCTTCGCGGTGCAGGGACGGAGCCGAAACCTCACCGGCGTCCTGTACGGCACCCCCGACGGACAATTGCGCGAAATCGTTTACCCACTGGAACTCCCCAACGGCGTGGCGCTCTCCCCGGACGGATCGACGCTGTATGTCGCCGAGACCAGGACGCGGCGGATCTGGGAGTTCGAGGTGCTCGGCCCCGGCCGCCTCGGCTCCGCGCGGGGGCTGGCCACGGTGCCGAGTGGCGGACCGATGAATTTCGGCGGTGCCGACGGACTTTGCGTCGCTCCCGACGGCGCGATCATTGTCGCTACAGTGGGAACCGGTGGGGTGACGACGTTTTCGCCCGATGGTCAACTGCTCGGTGCGATTGTCGCCGATGACCCGATGACCACCAACGTCGCGCTCAGCCACGACGGCCGTTCGCTGTTCATCACGCTGGCATCGTCGGGTCGCCTGGTGGTCGTGGACGATTGGCGCTCTGCTCTCGTGTAG
- a CDS encoding class I adenylate-forming enzyme family protein, with product MPGSDATKSDDRAEDVVDSRPDLADRIEAILGIDPDAGAIEFGGTWTTWGSLAAVAHGVGNRLSSAGLAPGAPVGLVLRNDPAMIAAMLGVLLARCCIVTLNPSHGDEGLGHDMRDLRLPAVVACGVDWDRAGVKEAATGALGLRVSVTDRPVEVVTGLESPGDGPFRQSDPAVAVEMLTSGTTGPPKRIPLAYSAFERTIVAASAHYGSHDETGPRLRRGVMIVSSPLVHMSGLFRTLLYVCQGRQIALLPRFTVDDFIDRVVRHRPKAVSLVPTALAMVLDADVDPGVFDSVKVVTSGTAPLSAHLQETFEDKYGVAVLPSYGATEFAGGVAGWNLKLHHEWAESKRGSVGRPQPGREIRIVAADGDHEVPAGEQGVIEVRTAGGEWVRTTDLGRLDSDGFLFVDGRTDDVINRGGFKVTPADIVAALRSHPAVRDAGVTGVPDERLGAVPVAAVECVEGKDVTADDLLTYLRGRLSRYQVPAGLKIVDELPRTPSMKVSQPGIRALFESPDEAAV from the coding sequence ATGCCGGGGTCCGACGCAACCAAATCTGACGACCGCGCCGAGGATGTGGTTGATTCGCGACCCGATCTCGCCGACCGTATCGAGGCGATCCTCGGCATCGACCCTGATGCCGGCGCAATAGAGTTCGGCGGCACATGGACAACGTGGGGGTCGCTCGCAGCGGTCGCCCACGGAGTAGGAAACCGCCTGAGTTCGGCTGGTCTGGCCCCGGGCGCCCCGGTAGGCCTGGTGTTGCGCAACGATCCGGCAATGATCGCGGCGATGCTGGGAGTGCTGCTGGCCCGTTGTTGCATCGTCACGCTCAATCCGTCACATGGCGACGAGGGTCTGGGCCACGACATGCGCGACCTCCGCCTACCCGCAGTGGTGGCGTGCGGTGTCGACTGGGACCGGGCGGGCGTCAAGGAGGCCGCGACGGGGGCGCTCGGCCTTCGCGTATCGGTGACCGACCGCCCTGTCGAGGTCGTGACGGGCCTCGAATCCCCCGGCGACGGGCCGTTCCGCCAATCCGATCCAGCAGTCGCGGTGGAGATGCTCACCAGCGGAACAACGGGACCGCCGAAGCGGATTCCATTGGCATACAGCGCGTTCGAACGCACAATCGTAGCGGCCAGCGCTCATTACGGGTCCCACGACGAGACCGGCCCACGGCTGCGACGGGGTGTGATGATCGTCAGTTCGCCGCTGGTGCACATGTCTGGACTGTTCCGCACACTGCTCTACGTGTGTCAGGGCCGCCAGATCGCACTGTTGCCGCGGTTCACCGTCGACGATTTCATCGATCGTGTGGTCCGGCACCGACCCAAGGCCGTCAGCCTGGTCCCTACCGCGCTGGCAATGGTATTGGACGCCGACGTCGACCCCGGCGTGTTCGACAGCGTCAAGGTGGTGACATCGGGCACCGCACCGCTGTCGGCCCACCTGCAGGAGACGTTCGAAGACAAATACGGCGTCGCCGTGCTGCCCTCCTATGGTGCGACGGAGTTCGCGGGCGGAGTCGCGGGATGGAATCTGAAGCTGCACCACGAATGGGCCGAGTCCAAGCGCGGCAGTGTGGGCCGGCCCCAACCCGGCCGGGAGATACGCATCGTCGCGGCGGATGGTGACCATGAGGTCCCTGCAGGCGAGCAGGGCGTCATTGAAGTGCGCACCGCAGGCGGGGAATGGGTACGCACGACCGATCTCGGGCGCCTCGACAGCGACGGATTCCTTTTCGTCGACGGACGCACCGACGATGTCATCAACCGGGGCGGCTTCAAGGTCACACCTGCCGATATCGTCGCCGCTCTACGTTCGCATCCCGCCGTGCGCGATGCCGGGGTGACGGGCGTGCCCGATGAACGACTCGGCGCGGTTCCGGTCGCAGCCGTCGAGTGCGTCGAGGGCAAGGACGTCACCGCCGACGATCTGCTCACCTACCTCCGTGGGCGGCTAAGCCGATATCAGGTGCCCGCCGGTTTGAAGATCGTCGACGAACTCCCCCGAACCCCATCGATGAAAGTCAGCCAGCCGGGAATTCGCGCGCTGTTCGAAAGCCCCGACGAGGCGGCCGTGTGA
- a CDS encoding enoyl-CoA hydratase/isomerase family protein — protein MDFQRILFDVSDHIATITINRPERLNATDDLTRTELGQAWARVRDDSDIRVAIITGAGDRAFSAGQDIRATAQSGIRNKVPGSRLHHNVWKPVICALNGMVVGGGLHQVADSDLIIAAEHAELIDTHLMVGNVFALEPTVLLRRMPLSMVMQLALMTKDGRISAQRGYEIGLINEVVPADRLQERTREIALAITKLSPATVQASIKGMWTSLDVGLHAAHDVAYRYVLQHQMTHPDYLEGMKAFAEKREPQWVVD, from the coding sequence GTGGACTTTCAGAGGATCCTGTTCGATGTCAGCGATCACATCGCGACCATCACCATCAACCGCCCGGAGCGGCTCAATGCCACCGATGATCTGACCCGTACCGAGCTCGGGCAGGCGTGGGCGCGGGTACGCGACGATTCCGACATCCGCGTCGCCATCATCACAGGCGCAGGTGACCGCGCCTTCAGCGCAGGCCAGGACATCCGTGCCACCGCGCAGTCGGGTATCCGCAACAAGGTGCCGGGCTCGAGGCTGCATCACAACGTCTGGAAGCCGGTCATCTGCGCTCTCAACGGAATGGTGGTCGGGGGAGGGCTACACCAGGTGGCCGACTCCGACCTGATCATCGCGGCCGAGCACGCCGAGCTGATCGACACCCACCTGATGGTCGGCAACGTCTTCGCATTGGAGCCAACGGTTCTTCTGCGCAGGATGCCCCTGTCGATGGTCATGCAATTGGCGCTGATGACCAAGGACGGGCGGATCAGCGCCCAGCGGGGGTATGAGATCGGGTTGATCAACGAGGTCGTGCCGGCCGATCGTCTGCAGGAGCGCACGCGAGAGATCGCACTGGCGATCACGAAGTTGAGCCCGGCGACCGTGCAGGCCTCGATCAAGGGAATGTGGACGAGCCTCGACGTCGGATTGCACGCCGCCCACGACGTCGCCTACCGCTATGTCCTGCAGCACCAGATGACCCATCCCGATTACCTCGAAGGCATGAAGGCCTTCGCCGAGAAGCGCGAGCCGCAGTGGGTCGTCGACTGA
- a CDS encoding cytochrome P450, translated as MPATSELMYSPFSKAVFDDPYPVYRRLRDEAPVYRDPDDRWWVLSRFQDVAGALRDWETYSSKLGPAPENPDDDGRKYSVISMDPPRHDRIRGVLKGFFTPRAVASLEGALQAVVDHHLGQLKRGTTVDAMEAFAFAVPTDVIGDLLGVPKADREQLRVWWEAFLTRHEGEVAMPQSAIEANRNISAYIGDLIDRRRTDPGDDLISIVLQATFHDPEIGDDRSLTPHEVLMFCNLLSAAGSETTQKLISNGLVALHDHPDQWQRIVSDHSVIPAAVNEALRYDTPSHWVARTLTRPVELHGVTMDAGDWVLLLLGSANRDERRYDDPDRFIINRPRGTDVYFGWGIHICLGQWLARREAQMVFEYVAKHFPDYAIGAHERVLTATVRGYTSVEMTLR; from the coding sequence GTGCCCGCGACCAGCGAGTTGATGTACTCACCGTTCTCGAAAGCCGTCTTCGACGACCCCTATCCGGTGTACCGTCGGCTTCGCGACGAGGCGCCGGTGTATCGCGATCCCGACGACCGTTGGTGGGTGCTGTCGCGGTTCCAAGACGTGGCGGGCGCGCTGCGGGACTGGGAAACGTACTCATCCAAGCTCGGCCCGGCGCCGGAGAATCCCGACGACGACGGCCGCAAGTATTCCGTCATCTCGATGGACCCGCCGCGACACGACCGCATCCGGGGCGTCCTGAAGGGCTTCTTCACCCCCCGCGCCGTCGCCTCGCTGGAGGGTGCCCTGCAGGCGGTCGTCGACCATCACCTCGGTCAGCTCAAACGCGGCACCACCGTCGACGCAATGGAAGCCTTCGCCTTCGCCGTGCCCACCGATGTGATCGGCGACCTACTCGGCGTGCCGAAGGCCGATCGCGAACAGCTGAGGGTGTGGTGGGAAGCGTTCTTGACCAGGCACGAAGGCGAAGTCGCGATGCCGCAAAGTGCTATCGAGGCCAACCGCAACATCAGCGCTTATATCGGCGATCTCATCGACAGGCGCCGCACCGACCCGGGCGACGATCTCATCAGCATCGTGCTGCAGGCCACCTTCCACGACCCCGAAATCGGCGACGACCGCTCGTTGACGCCGCACGAGGTGTTGATGTTCTGCAATCTGCTTTCCGCGGCGGGTTCTGAGACCACCCAGAAGCTGATCTCCAACGGTCTGGTCGCATTGCACGACCACCCCGACCAGTGGCAGCGAATCGTCAGCGATCACAGCGTGATTCCGGCCGCGGTCAACGAGGCCCTGCGTTACGACACCCCCAGCCACTGGGTGGCCCGGACACTGACGCGTCCCGTGGAGCTACACGGTGTGACCATGGATGCCGGTGACTGGGTGCTGTTGCTGTTGGGCAGCGCCAACCGCGACGAGCGTCGCTACGACGACCCTGATCGCTTCATCATCAACCGTCCGCGCGGCACCGATGTCTACTTCGGCTGGGGCATCCACATCTGCCTCGGCCAGTGGCTGGCTCGGCGCGAGGCGCAGATGGTCTTCGAATACGTCGCGAAGCACTTTCCCGACTACGCGATCGGCGCACACGAACGTGTGCTGACGGCGACGGTGCGCGGCTATACCAGCGTGGAGATGACGCTGCGCTGA
- a CDS encoding VOC family protein — protein MSAGHRLTHVGLCVTDIERSTEFYCSALGFTKIGEMHVDDESSARLLDVAELVLDLVYLERDGFRLELLAYPTVGTTGDGAPRQMNALGFTHLSFRVDDVDTLAAAVVEHGGKLLPDRTVEFGGGNRGLMLTDPDGNLLEFIERIRRD, from the coding sequence TTGAGCGCCGGGCACCGCCTCACCCATGTCGGGCTGTGCGTCACGGACATCGAGCGCTCGACCGAGTTCTACTGTTCAGCGCTCGGATTCACCAAGATCGGCGAGATGCACGTCGATGACGAATCGTCCGCACGACTGCTCGACGTCGCCGAACTGGTGCTCGATCTGGTCTACCTCGAGCGCGACGGATTCCGCCTGGAACTGCTGGCCTATCCCACAGTGGGCACAACGGGCGACGGCGCGCCACGCCAGATGAACGCTCTCGGCTTCACCCATCTGTCCTTCCGCGTGGATGACGTCGACACTCTTGCCGCAGCCGTGGTCGAGCACGGCGGAAAACTGCTGCCCGATCGCACGGTCGAATTCGGCGGCGGCAATCGCGGGCTGATGCTGACCGATCCCGATGGAAACCTGCTCGAGTTCATCGAGCGCATACGCCGCGACTGA
- a CDS encoding CoA transferase yields the protein MEISDQFTPVGGRVLAELGAEVIVVEPPQGSPHRLRPPFVDEEPGVDRSLRWWSQNVGKRSVTVDLRSESGVDTLRRLIGGADIVLAGGDRLTGGITYREATADHRSLIWVSVTPFGLGSVRADDPTTDLTVLAGGGPVWNCGYDDHSIPPMRGSGDQASNIGGMYAAIGALIALSHRDHSGVGQLVDVNVTAACNVTCEQTTYHWLVNQAVCVRQTGRHAYPTPSSEVQVRCADGHYATTGVLPRKPEEFSRMIAWLSELELTEELPETVFLEMAAARTAPVDLASIGEDDETTAIMSAAREAITLIASRMPAKEFFIASQQRGFPAGAILPPDEAFDDEHMVARGMHVPVEHSELGRTIVYPGVPYAFSASPTSPPKRAPLLGEHNALLDELAP from the coding sequence GTGGAGATAAGCGACCAGTTCACGCCCGTGGGCGGGCGTGTGCTCGCTGAACTCGGAGCCGAAGTCATCGTCGTCGAACCGCCCCAGGGTTCCCCGCACCGTCTGCGCCCGCCGTTCGTCGATGAAGAACCCGGCGTTGACCGCAGCCTGCGTTGGTGGAGTCAAAACGTCGGAAAGCGCAGCGTGACCGTCGACCTTCGATCGGAGTCGGGCGTTGACACGTTGCGCCGACTCATCGGAGGCGCCGACATCGTGCTTGCCGGGGGTGATCGACTGACGGGTGGGATCACTTATCGCGAGGCAACCGCGGATCATCGCAGCCTGATCTGGGTTTCGGTGACGCCGTTCGGTCTCGGCAGCGTCCGGGCCGACGACCCCACCACCGACCTCACTGTGCTGGCCGGCGGCGGCCCGGTGTGGAATTGCGGCTACGACGATCACTCCATACCGCCGATGCGCGGCTCTGGCGACCAGGCGTCCAACATCGGCGGCATGTACGCCGCGATCGGCGCGCTTATCGCGCTCTCACACCGCGACCACAGCGGCGTCGGCCAACTCGTCGACGTCAACGTGACCGCGGCCTGCAATGTGACCTGCGAACAGACCACCTATCACTGGCTTGTGAACCAGGCGGTCTGTGTCAGGCAGACCGGACGCCACGCCTACCCCACACCCAGTTCCGAGGTCCAAGTACGTTGCGCCGACGGACATTACGCGACCACCGGGGTGCTGCCGCGCAAGCCCGAAGAGTTCAGTCGGATGATTGCCTGGCTCTCCGAGTTGGAACTGACCGAGGAGCTACCGGAGACCGTGTTCCTCGAGATGGCCGCCGCCCGAACCGCGCCAGTCGACCTTGCCTCGATCGGTGAGGACGACGAAACGACGGCGATCATGAGCGCGGCCCGTGAGGCCATCACCTTGATCGCCTCACGCATGCCAGCCAAGGAGTTCTTCATCGCGAGCCAGCAACGGGGTTTCCCGGCGGGCGCCATTCTGCCGCCTGATGAGGCCTTTGACGACGAACACATGGTGGCACGCGGTATGCATGTGCCTGTCGAGCACTCCGAGCTCGGCCGGACAATCGTTTATCCCGGTGTGCCGTACGCATTTTCGGCCAGTCCTACGTCACCGCCGAAACGTGCGCCGCTGCTCGGTGAGCACAATGCGCTTCTCGACGAGCTCGCACCTTGA
- a CDS encoding CaiB/BaiF CoA transferase family protein, protein MSAALSHLRVCDLSGQLAGAGATKILAAFGAQVIRVEDPATRGLWDALRGVGPYVDDRRGIDLGAGFNNHNVGKYGVTINLRLDEGKQLLRELVAISDVVCENFAAGVMAHRGFGYDDLRDIKPDIIYVSNCGFGHTGPYRDFKTWGPIVQAMSGLTFTSGLPDAEPAGWGFSYMDHGSALYMTVAIMAALHHRDRTGEGQHVDLATVPAGIAMLPTEVLDWTVNQRRTCARGNRADFDEFAPHGIYPCAGEDRWIAIACRDDREAALLAKVLDEPAIASERFATLAARVAAADELDELVAAATSTRDAIGLADDLVDVGVPASVVKSPRERIDEDPDLARMGLFPTVTHPDIGAVRVEGVPLTFSETPWRIDRPGPKLGQHNREIFGELLGHDDSTLDLWAERGVI, encoded by the coding sequence GTGAGCGCTGCCTTGTCGCACCTTCGGGTGTGTGACCTCAGCGGGCAACTGGCCGGCGCGGGCGCGACGAAGATCCTGGCCGCGTTTGGTGCCCAAGTGATCCGGGTCGAGGATCCCGCGACCCGTGGCCTGTGGGACGCCCTACGGGGAGTCGGTCCCTATGTCGACGACCGTCGTGGGATCGATCTCGGCGCCGGGTTCAACAACCACAATGTCGGGAAGTACGGCGTCACCATCAACCTGCGTCTCGACGAGGGAAAACAGCTGCTGCGTGAACTCGTGGCGATCAGTGACGTCGTCTGTGAGAATTTCGCGGCGGGCGTGATGGCGCACCGCGGCTTCGGCTACGACGACCTTCGCGACATCAAGCCCGACATCATCTACGTGTCCAACTGCGGATTCGGTCACACCGGGCCGTACCGCGACTTCAAGACCTGGGGACCGATCGTGCAGGCGATGAGCGGTCTCACGTTCACCTCGGGGCTGCCCGATGCCGAACCGGCCGGCTGGGGCTTCTCCTACATGGATCACGGATCGGCCCTCTATATGACTGTGGCCATCATGGCGGCACTGCATCACCGTGACCGCACAGGCGAAGGTCAGCACGTTGATCTGGCCACGGTGCCCGCGGGCATCGCGATGCTGCCCACCGAGGTGCTCGACTGGACGGTGAACCAGCGGCGCACCTGCGCACGCGGCAATCGGGCCGACTTCGACGAGTTCGCACCCCACGGCATCTACCCCTGCGCGGGTGAGGACCGATGGATCGCCATCGCGTGCCGTGACGACAGGGAGGCGGCGTTGCTGGCCAAGGTGCTGGATGAACCCGCCATCGCATCGGAGCGATTCGCGACATTGGCCGCTAGAGTCGCCGCGGCCGATGAACTCGACGAACTGGTCGCCGCGGCCACCTCCACCCGCGATGCCATCGGACTGGCCGACGATCTCGTCGACGTCGGGGTACCTGCGAGTGTTGTCAAGAGCCCGCGAGAGCGCATCGACGAGGACCCGGACCTGGCACGGATGGGACTCTTTCCTACCGTCACGCACCCCGACATCGGCGCGGTACGCGTCGAGGGCGTTCCACTCACCTTCTCGGAAACCCCGTGGCGGATCGATAGACCGGGACCCAAACTGGGCCAACACAATCGTGAGATCTTCGGAGAGCTCCTCGGTCACGATGACTCGACCCTTGATCTGTGGGCTGAGCGAGGTGTGATCTGA
- a CDS encoding cytochrome P450 yields the protein MAAVTNPRSATSGAKFDQAQFYLDRPDEVFRELRSHDPVHWYDDGQFWVITKYDDIKAISARPHQFASERIAILMDLIAHKQGVEPQGYRNRGIMFLDPPVHRAHRRTFQGRFTPAAVAKAEERVKQVVNEVFDALPDGEFDWISHVAEPIPVYVFAYLLGVPEADWPKVAGWSTAISRSGSGAATQADFDVIMTEIGPYLLDIAKQKAQNPVDDDLMTMLATLGEIDGEPFDDLQIMVYALTLLAAGSETTQSLIAGIAECLASHPDQARALFDDPSLVDNAIEEVLRYWTPVRSMARQATHDVELRGKVIREGDGVLLAYGSANRDTEHFGETADQFDIRRKDAPSHLGFGVGEHFCMGAALARREARLTLDEIVKRASGIEVTGERVPRPSALNNNFDLLPVTLNRR from the coding sequence ATGGCGGCAGTCACGAATCCCCGGTCGGCGACTTCAGGCGCTAAATTTGATCAGGCTCAGTTCTACCTCGATCGCCCCGACGAAGTGTTTCGCGAGCTGCGGTCACACGATCCCGTGCACTGGTATGACGACGGACAATTCTGGGTCATCACAAAATATGATGACATCAAGGCGATTTCGGCACGACCGCATCAGTTCGCCTCCGAACGCATCGCGATTCTGATGGATCTCATCGCGCACAAGCAGGGAGTCGAGCCGCAGGGCTACCGGAACAGAGGCATCATGTTCCTCGATCCGCCGGTCCATCGCGCACATCGACGCACGTTCCAGGGCCGCTTCACCCCGGCGGCGGTGGCCAAGGCCGAAGAGCGGGTGAAACAGGTTGTCAACGAGGTCTTCGACGCGTTGCCCGACGGCGAGTTCGACTGGATATCGCACGTCGCGGAGCCGATTCCGGTCTACGTGTTCGCCTATCTCCTCGGTGTACCCGAGGCCGACTGGCCCAAAGTGGCCGGATGGTCGACGGCGATTTCACGCTCCGGAAGTGGAGCGGCAACCCAGGCGGATTTCGATGTCATCATGACCGAGATCGGTCCGTATCTCCTGGACATCGCCAAGCAGAAGGCTCAGAACCCGGTCGACGACGACCTGATGACGATGCTCGCCACGTTGGGGGAGATCGACGGGGAACCGTTCGACGACCTCCAGATCATGGTCTATGCGCTCACACTGCTTGCGGCCGGTAGCGAAACCACGCAGAGTCTGATCGCGGGCATCGCCGAGTGCCTGGCAAGTCATCCGGACCAGGCGCGAGCACTGTTCGACGATCCTTCGCTGGTGGACAACGCCATCGAAGAAGTCCTTCGCTATTGGACACCGGTACGCAGCATGGCGAGACAAGCCACCCACGATGTGGAGTTGCGCGGCAAGGTGATCCGGGAGGGTGATGGAGTGCTGCTCGCCTACGGTTCAGCGAACCGCGACACGGAGCACTTTGGTGAAACGGCCGATCAGTTCGACATCAGACGCAAGGACGCGCCGAGCCATCTCGGCTTCGGAGTCGGCGAACACTTCTGCATGGGCGCTGCACTCGCCCGCAGAGAGGCGCGACTGACGCTTGACGAAATCGTCAAGCGCGCCAGCGGCATTGAAGTCACCGGAGAACGCGTTCCCAGGCCATCGGCGCTGAACAACAATTTCGATCTGCTGCCGGTGACGCTGAATCGCCGCTGA
- a CDS encoding CaiB/BaiF CoA transferase family protein encodes MSGPMSGVRVLEVAQWTFVPAAGAVLADWGADVVKIEHPQTGDSQRGLRQLGHITIEGERNPVMEHANRGKRSVALDMATPDGHELLMDIAKTSDVFLTNFLPDARKKLRIDVDDLRAANPDIVYARGSAYGPLGPDAGTGGYDMTGFWSRAAGAAGSTPCDIDGVVPQPGPAYGDSIGGMTIAGGIAAALFERERTGHARVVDISLLGVGVWASGVAINAALVSGQPWQTNPAGANVTPNNPLVGFYRTADGRFLGLSMLQGFRYFAEFCRRVGVPELADDERFATHQLLAANGAEAIAVLRATIGAQPLAHWRVALEGFDGQWAPVQTTAEVAADPQVRANGNVVTVQDQGASFDLVASPVLFDETPLSLAPMPEFAADTEQLILDLGGDWDRIVALKESGAIA; translated from the coding sequence ATGAGCGGACCCATGTCGGGCGTACGGGTACTCGAAGTCGCGCAGTGGACGTTTGTGCCCGCTGCCGGCGCAGTGTTGGCGGACTGGGGCGCTGACGTGGTCAAGATCGAGCATCCGCAGACCGGCGACTCCCAGCGCGGCCTCCGTCAACTCGGGCACATCACGATCGAGGGTGAGCGAAACCCGGTGATGGAGCACGCAAACCGCGGGAAACGCTCGGTCGCCTTGGACATGGCGACGCCGGACGGTCATGAGTTGCTGATGGACATCGCCAAGACCAGCGATGTTTTCCTCACAAATTTCCTGCCCGACGCCCGGAAGAAGCTGCGGATCGACGTCGACGATCTGCGGGCCGCCAATCCCGACATCGTGTATGCGCGCGGCAGCGCCTATGGGCCGTTGGGGCCTGACGCCGGAACCGGTGGCTATGACATGACGGGATTCTGGAGCCGGGCCGCGGGGGCCGCCGGTTCGACGCCCTGCGATATCGACGGGGTGGTTCCGCAACCGGGCCCCGCGTACGGGGATTCGATCGGTGGTATGACGATCGCCGGCGGTATCGCCGCTGCGCTCTTCGAGCGCGAGCGCACGGGTCATGCCCGCGTGGTGGATATCTCGCTGTTGGGAGTGGGTGTGTGGGCTTCCGGCGTGGCGATCAACGCCGCGTTGGTCAGTGGTCAACCGTGGCAGACCAATCCTGCGGGAGCCAACGTCACCCCGAACAATCCCTTGGTGGGGTTCTACCGGACCGCAGACGGGCGGTTCCTCGGGCTGTCCATGCTGCAGGGATTCCGCTACTTCGCTGAGTTCTGTCGCCGGGTGGGCGTTCCTGAGTTGGCCGACGATGAACGCTTCGCGACCCACCAGCTACTCGCTGCCAACGGTGCAGAGGCGATAGCGGTGCTGCGCGCAACAATCGGTGCTCAGCCGCTGGCTCATTGGCGGGTAGCCCTGGAGGGTTTCGACGGACAGTGGGCGCCGGTGCAGACCACCGCCGAGGTGGCCGCCGACCCACAGGTGCGCGCGAACGGCAACGTCGTCACGGTGCAGGACCAGGGCGCGAGTTTCGACCTCGTGGCGAGCCCCGTGCTTTTCGACGAGACGCCCTTGTCGTTGGCTCCGATGCCCGAATTCGCCGCCGACACCGAGCAACTCATCCTGGATCTCGGCGGTGACTGGGACCGGATCGTCGCGCTCAAGGAGAGCGGCGCGATCGCGTAG